From a region of the Eublepharis macularius isolate TG4126 chromosome 7, MPM_Emac_v1.0, whole genome shotgun sequence genome:
- the RNF125 gene encoding E3 ubiquitin-protein ligase RNF125, which translates to MGSVLSSEGREVASSPDARGHREGIQCPQPLGTTVEEEAPQQSPSFDCSICLEVLHQPMRTRCGHVFCHSCIATSLRNNTWTCPYCRAYLHSEGIPATDITKMMKNIYQNCTECDTEVCLSEMRAHLRTCAQYIEKYGPLQEVEYPITRYPCPFCQYELDENDLLDHYLTYHRSERRAVYCPICRLLPDGGPSYYSRNFIRHLQLRHTFYYEDYIDITIVEEALIERVLDRSFIEYVHVNNANTAQS; encoded by the exons ATGGGCTCCGTTTTGAGCAGCGAAGGCCGGGAGGTGGCGAGCAGTCCAGATGCCCGCGGCCATCGGGAAGGGATCCAGTGCCCTCAACCTTTGGGGACGACTGTGGAGGAGGAGGCGCCGCAGCAGAGCCCTTCGTTTGACTGCTCCATTTGTTTGGAAGTGCTCCACCAGCCCATGAGGACACGATGTGGCCACGT ATTTTGTCACTCATGTATTGCAACAAGTTTAAGGAATAATACATGGACTTGTCCTTATTGTCGGGCTTATCTTCATTCTGAAGGAATTCCAGCCACTGATATTACTAAGATGATGAAAAATATATACCAAAACTGTACAGAATGTGATACAGAG GTGTGTCTCAGTGAAATGAGAGCCCACCTTAGGACCTGTGCCCAATATATAGAGAAATATGGACCTTTACAAGAGGTTGAATACCCAATAACAAG ATATCCTTGTCCTTTCTGCCAGTATGAATTGGATGAAAATGATCTCCTGGACCATTATCTCACTTATCACAGATCTGAAAGGAGAGCAGTG TACTGTCCAATTTGTCGTTTACTACCGGATGGTGGTCCAAGTTATTACAGCAGAAATTTTATAAGACACCTTCAGCTCAGACACACATTCTATTATGAAGACTACATT GATATAACTATAGTAGAAGAAGCCCTCATTGAAAGAGTTCTAGACCGATCCTTTATAGAGTATGTTCATGTGAATAATGCAAATACTGCACAATCCTAA